One window of the Candidatus Zixiibacteriota bacterium genome contains the following:
- the purH gene encoding Bifunctional purine biosynthesis protein PurH (Includes: Phosphoribosylaminoimidazolecarboxamide formyltransferase; IMP cyclohydrolase), with product MTDLIKIKRALVSVSDKTGLLEFARELSDFGVEIISTGGTLAALKKGGIQAVSVSTFTGEPEILGGRVKTLHPKIHAGILYRRDNKEDIEELAHHEYKPIDMVVVNLYPFEKTVSNPKATEEEIIENIDIGGPSMIRAAAKNFEGVAVVSNPKDYEALAAEMKKNDGALGLDFRRVLAGKAFALTNVYDRAVAGYFEKGHGVSGGPLPNHLEFSFDLKSSLRYGENPHQQGAYYQDENYRGATLTNAEILAGKELSYNNIADMDACLDMVLDFKEPFACIVKHANPCGAAQGKALAEAYENALASDPLSAFGSIIGLNRIVDMDTAKLLHETQFIECILAPGYEPEALEMMKKKKTRRLLALPDILKGRTPGEMVFKYIRGGLLYQTADEGELLESSLQSVTTKKPSKDEIKSLLFAWKIVKHTRSNAIVIAKNLATVGIGMGQTSRVDASALAVKRAGERAKGAVLASDAFFPMPDGAEVALEAGVSAIIQPGGSKGDPEVIAAVEKAGAAMVFTGIRHFKH from the coding sequence ATGACAGATTTGATTAAAATAAAAAGAGCCCTGGTTTCGGTATCCGATAAGACGGGACTTCTGGAATTCGCCCGGGAACTATCGGACTTTGGCGTGGAAATTATCTCGACCGGCGGGACTCTGGCCGCGCTGAAAAAGGGCGGTATTCAGGCCGTTTCGGTATCTACTTTCACCGGCGAACCGGAAATTCTCGGGGGACGGGTCAAAACTCTCCATCCCAAAATTCATGCCGGTATTTTGTATCGCCGGGACAATAAAGAGGATATCGAGGAACTGGCTCATCATGAGTACAAGCCGATCGATATGGTCGTGGTCAACCTCTATCCTTTCGAAAAAACCGTCAGTAATCCCAAGGCGACCGAGGAAGAAATCATTGAAAATATCGATATCGGCGGACCGTCGATGATCCGCGCCGCGGCCAAAAATTTCGAAGGGGTGGCGGTGGTTTCAAATCCGAAAGACTATGAGGCCCTGGCGGCGGAAATGAAGAAGAATGACGGGGCGCTCGGGTTGGATTTCAGAAGAGTACTGGCGGGCAAAGCCTTCGCCCTGACCAATGTGTATGACCGGGCGGTCGCCGGCTATTTTGAGAAAGGACACGGAGTTTCAGGCGGTCCCCTCCCGAACCATCTGGAGTTTTCCTTCGACCTGAAATCGTCGCTACGCTACGGGGAAAATCCCCATCAGCAGGGGGCATACTATCAGGACGAGAATTATCGCGGCGCGACGTTGACTAACGCCGAGATTCTGGCCGGGAAGGAACTCTCCTATAATAATATTGCCGATATGGATGCCTGCCTGGATATGGTGCTTGATTTCAAAGAACCGTTTGCCTGCATCGTGAAACATGCCAATCCCTGCGGGGCGGCACAGGGGAAGGCGTTGGCGGAAGCATATGAAAACGCCTTGGCATCGGATCCGTTATCGGCCTTCGGTTCGATTATCGGTTTGAATAGAATCGTCGATATGGACACCGCCAAACTGCTTCATGAAACCCAGTTTATAGAATGTATTCTGGCGCCCGGATATGAGCCGGAAGCGCTGGAAATGATGAAGAAAAAGAAAACGCGTCGCCTTCTGGCACTTCCCGACATTTTGAAGGGAAGAACCCCGGGGGAGATGGTGTTCAAATATATTCGCGGCGGATTGTTGTATCAAACGGCCGACGAAGGGGAATTGCTGGAAAGTTCCCTGCAATCCGTTACGACCAAGAAGCCATCAAAGGATGAAATAAAATCTCTTCTCTTTGCCTGGAAAATAGTCAAGCACACCAGATCAAATGCTATAGTTATCGCCAAAAACCTGGCGACTGTCGGAATTGGCATGGGGCAGACCTCGCGGGTTGATGCTTCAGCGCTGGCGGTAAAACGGGCCGGAGAACGGGCCAAAGGGGCGGTGCTGGCATCGGATGCTTTTTTCCCGATGCCCGACGGGGCCGAAGTGGCTCTCGAAGCGGGTGTATCGGCCATAATTCAGCCCGGCGGTTCCAAGGGTGATCCGGAGGTGATTGCCGCGGTCGAAAAGGCCGGGGCGGCGATGGTCTTCACCGGCATAAGGCATTTCAAGCACTAA
- the purC gene encoding Phosphoribosylaminoimidazole-succinocarboxamide synthase: MEKIVMQTKIAEYPLFSKGKVRDVYDLGDRLLIIATDRVSAFDVVLPNGIPGKGRVLTQMSLFWFDLLKETIDSHLITAHVDEYPSNLRKYREILEGRSMLVVKAKRIDIECVVRGYISGSLWKELLAARKGGKDEVHGFKFPSNLKESDQLPAPIFTPSTKAESGHDENISFEQMVKTVGTDTAALCRDKSLAIYTKAAEYARKKGIIIADTKFEFGYHNNKFIIIDEILSPDSSRFWPVSQYTPGKGQPSFDKQIIRDYLNTLDWDKTPPAPVLPDEIVAKTSAKYREAEQLLLGK; this comes from the coding sequence ATGGAAAAAATAGTCATGCAGACCAAAATCGCGGAATATCCTTTATTTTCGAAGGGGAAGGTCCGCGATGTTTATGATCTGGGCGACAGACTTTTGATAATCGCCACCGACCGCGTTTCGGCTTTCGATGTCGTCCTGCCGAACGGCATTCCGGGAAAAGGACGGGTTTTGACGCAGATGTCACTTTTCTGGTTCGACCTCTTGAAAGAAACTATCGACTCCCATTTGATCACGGCGCATGTGGATGAATACCCATCGAACCTGCGGAAATATCGCGAGATTCTTGAGGGGCGCTCCATGCTGGTGGTCAAGGCCAAAAGAATCGATATTGAGTGCGTGGTCAGGGGATATATATCGGGGTCGCTCTGGAAAGAATTACTCGCTGCCCGCAAAGGGGGAAAGGATGAGGTTCACGGATTTAAATTTCCGTCGAATTTGAAAGAGTCCGATCAATTGCCGGCGCCGATATTTACGCCATCGACCAAGGCCGAGAGCGGCCACGATGAAAATATCTCGTTTGAGCAAATGGTGAAAACTGTCGGGACGGACACCGCGGCTCTTTGCCGGGATAAATCGCTCGCCATTTATACCAAAGCGGCCGAATATGCCCGTAAGAAAGGCATAATAATCGCCGACACCAAATTTGAGTTCGGATACCATAATAATAAATTTATAATTATCGATGAAATACTGTCTCCGGACTCATCGCGATTCTGGCCGGTGAGCCAGTATACCCCCGGGAAAGGTCAGCCGTCATTTGACAAGCAGATAATCCGCGATTATCTTAACACTCTCGATTGGGATAAGACTCCTCCGGCGCCGGTTCTGCCGGATGAGATAGTGGCCAAAACATCCGCCAAATATAGAGAAGCGGAGCAACTATTGTTAGGCAAATAA
- a CDS encoding Phosphoribosylglycinamide formyltransferase: protein MNLPVKLAVFISGSGSNLQALIDSSKAGRLSAEIVLVVSSRNDAYGLVRAQNEGISTFVYRSKDFQTPEEGAEHLLHIMEEYDVDYIALAGYLKMVPLSIIRKYKNRIVNIHPALLPKYGGKGMYGHHVHEAVLASGDTESGATVHIVDEIYDHGKILLQKRVPIHPGDTPDSLAERVLAVEHQIYAEALEQLIKGNI, encoded by the coding sequence ATGAATTTGCCGGTTAAACTGGCCGTCTTCATATCCGGCAGCGGTTCCAACTTACAGGCCCTGATTGATTCTTCAAAGGCCGGACGGCTTTCCGCCGAAATCGTACTGGTCGTTTCCAGCCGGAACGACGCTTACGGGCTGGTGCGGGCCCAGAATGAAGGCATCAGCACCTTCGTATATCGGTCGAAAGATTTCCAGACTCCCGAGGAAGGAGCCGAGCACCTCCTTCATATTATGGAAGAGTATGATGTCGATTATATTGCCCTGGCCGGATATTTGAAAATGGTGCCGCTGTCAATTATAAGGAAATATAAAAACAGGATAGTAAATATCCATCCGGCTCTTCTGCCGAAGTACGGGGGCAAGGGGATGTACGGTCATCATGTGCATGAGGCGGTTCTGGCTTCGGGAGACACGGAATCCGGAGCCACCGTGCATATAGTCGATGAAATCTATGACCATGGAAAAATATTACTTCAAAAGAGAGTGCCGATTCATCCGGGCGATACCCCGGACAGTCTGGCAGAACGGGTCCTGGCCGTGGAACATCAAATCTACGCCGAGGCCCTCGAGCAATTGATAAAAGGAAACATATAA
- the gatB gene encoding Aspartyl/glutamyl-tRNA(Asn/Gln) amidotransferase subunit B, with product MPDEAKYIVHDFEPVIGLEVHAQLTTASKIFCGCKNEYGLPPNTLTCPVCLGLPGALPVLNKQAVEYAMKMILAVEGEVNLRSIFARKNYFYPDLPKGYQISQYDHPIGERGSVKVRYGNGESKVIRIKRIHLEEDAGKSLHPERGGYYTRVDLNRCGVPLIEIVTEPDITSPAEAREYLIKLKQILRYLNICSGDMEKGHLRCDANVSVRPLGSSELGTKTEVKNMNSFRWVEKALAFEIERQVGVIKSGGSIEQVTMLWDEKKQASEPMRTKEESHDYRYFPEPDLVNLVVDETWLKEVKNGLPELPDKRAKRFVNQYGIPEYDAGVLTESRELADYYEEVMNSFDNGKAASNWIMVELLKVINEEGAAIESFRIGPPMIAELLNSVKEGVISGKMAKEVFEEMVQTGRRPNEIIKSRGLVQVTDESVLKEIIAKIIRENPDNLKKYRSGKSQIFGYFVGQVMKETGGKANPGLVNRLLKEKLDEFAG from the coding sequence TTGCCGGACGAAGCTAAGTACATAGTCCATGATTTCGAACCGGTAATCGGGCTGGAGGTCCACGCCCAATTGACGACGGCGTCGAAAATATTTTGCGGCTGTAAAAATGAATACGGCCTGCCGCCCAATACCCTGACCTGCCCGGTTTGCCTGGGGCTCCCCGGGGCCCTGCCGGTCCTTAACAAACAGGCCGTAGAATACGCGATGAAAATGATTCTGGCCGTCGAGGGAGAGGTCAATCTTCGTTCCATCTTCGCCCGCAAAAATTATTTCTATCCGGATTTGCCGAAAGGATATCAGATCTCGCAGTATGATCATCCGATCGGCGAAAGGGGATCAGTCAAGGTTCGGTACGGAAACGGAGAGTCAAAAGTCATTCGGATCAAACGAATTCATCTGGAGGAAGACGCCGGGAAATCACTTCACCCGGAAAGAGGAGGATATTACACCCGGGTGGATCTTAATCGATGCGGCGTTCCGCTTATCGAAATAGTGACGGAACCGGATATCACTTCTCCTGCCGAGGCCCGCGAATACTTGATCAAATTGAAACAGATTTTGCGTTACCTCAATATTTGTTCCGGGGATATGGAAAAAGGGCATTTGCGCTGCGACGCCAATGTCTCGGTTCGTCCGCTTGGCTCGAGCGAACTCGGAACCAAGACGGAAGTCAAAAATATGAATTCCTTCCGGTGGGTCGAAAAGGCGCTGGCCTTCGAAATAGAAAGGCAGGTCGGTGTCATAAAATCGGGCGGCTCCATAGAGCAGGTAACCATGCTCTGGGACGAAAAAAAACAGGCGTCAGAGCCGATGCGAACCAAAGAAGAGTCGCACGATTACCGCTACTTCCCCGAACCGGATCTGGTCAATCTGGTTGTAGATGAGACTTGGCTGAAAGAAGTCAAAAATGGTCTGCCGGAATTGCCCGATAAACGCGCCAAAAGATTCGTGAATCAATATGGGATTCCGGAGTATGATGCCGGCGTCTTGACCGAAAGCCGCGAATTGGCTGATTATTACGAAGAAGTGATGAATTCTTTTGATAACGGCAAGGCGGCGTCAAACTGGATAATGGTTGAACTCCTTAAAGTCATTAATGAGGAAGGCGCTGCAATTGAGAGCTTTCGAATCGGTCCGCCGATGATAGCCGAACTGCTTAACAGTGTCAAAGAGGGCGTGATTTCCGGCAAGATGGCTAAGGAAGTTTTTGAAGAGATGGTGCAAACCGGGCGCCGGCCTAACGAAATAATCAAATCCCGCGGCCTGGTCCAGGTCACCGACGAGAGCGTGCTGAAAGAGATTATTGCGAAAATCATCCGGGAAAATCCGGACAATTTAAAAAAATATCGGAGTGGCAAAAGTCAGATTTTCGGATATTTTGTGGGGCAGGTGATGAAGGAAACCGGGGGAAAAGCCAATCCCGGCCTGGTTAACAGACTATTAAAGGAGAAACTGGATGAATTTGCCGGTTAA
- a CDS encoding putative AB hydrolase superfamily protein YisY (Evidence 3 : Putative function from multiple computational evidences): protein MALFNSNGVNIFYEDGGTGVPLIFLHGFSLDHRMWEKQIEYFSSKYRVITVDARGHGKSDAPESGYAREDRAGDILNLAQYLKLPKFHLIGLSMGGGDALSFAIDYQERLLSLTLADSVAAGYKPKTKFRDYAELFQQLPTAEAKEKFIDATLAYYVDRDPEIRQNLEQMMLLFSGRPLTDPMRGKYPKRDDLRLAVMVRIPVLIIVGKKDLAWLPLAKKLNEVILDSRLEILSGVGHMSNMEAPEKFNTILEEFLSKIKG, encoded by the coding sequence ATGGCTTTATTCAATTCGAACGGGGTGAATATATTTTATGAGGATGGCGGAACCGGTGTCCCGCTCATCTTTCTTCACGGCTTCTCCCTGGATCATCGCATGTGGGAAAAACAAATTGAATACTTTTCCTCGAAATATCGTGTCATTACGGTTGACGCCAGGGGTCACGGGAAATCCGATGCTCCGGAGTCCGGGTATGCACGAGAAGATCGAGCCGGCGATATCCTGAACCTGGCCCAATATTTGAAATTGCCCAAATTTCATTTGATCGGACTTTCCATGGGCGGTGGTGATGCTCTGAGTTTCGCCATCGATTACCAGGAGAGACTTTTGTCCCTGACCCTGGCCGATTCGGTCGCCGCCGGTTACAAACCGAAAACCAAATTTCGCGACTACGCGGAACTTTTCCAGCAGTTGCCTACCGCCGAAGCGAAAGAGAAATTTATCGACGCCACCTTGGCCTATTATGTCGATCGGGATCCCGAGATCAGACAGAATTTGGAGCAAATGATGCTTCTGTTCAGCGGCAGACCGTTGACCGATCCGATGCGGGGGAAATATCCCAAGCGCGATGATCTTCGGCTGGCTGTAATGGTGCGTATCCCGGTCCTTATCATAGTCGGGAAAAAAGATCTGGCCTGGTTACCTTTGGCGAAAAAATTGAATGAGGTGATTCTCGATTCCAGACTGGAAATCCTTTCGGGAGTTGGGCATATGTCCAATATGGAAGCGCCGGAGAAATTCAACACCATCCTGGAAGAATTTTTGTCAAAAATAAAGGGGTAG
- the gatA gene encoding Glutamyl-tRNA(Gln) amidotransferase subunit A: MIDNYIKLSAAAIVAGIKRKDFSAVEICMTALGEAGGTGRRLNALITVTEEKARRQAEETDRQVASGTCDGRLAGVPIVLKDNICYRDYPTTCGSNILKNFISPYDATCTKKLIEEGAVIIGKSNMDEFAMGSSNENSFYGPVLNPVEPNLVPGGSSGGSAAAVAAGIVPIAFGSETGGSVRQPAAFCGVYGLKPTYGGISRYGLVAFASSMDQIGPMARDVEDLALAYSVVSGRDENDSTSVAFAHPDYPEILNTGLKFRFGVPREFFKEGIEEEVKKEVAGVIENLKKNGHRVEEVSLPHSPLAIAIYYIIADAEASSNLARYDGVRYGLRETDEELIGMYRKTRSTGFGEEVKRRIMLGTYVLSSGYYDAYYHKAQQVRELLRLDFEKVFERVDLLITPTSPTGAFKLGERLHDPLAMYLSDIFTAPANLAGIPAISIPCGATADSRPIGLQLMAPPFGEATLFQAAKLFAALRN, encoded by the coding sequence GTGATAGATAATTATATCAAACTCTCGGCGGCGGCTATTGTAGCGGGCATAAAAAGGAAAGATTTCAGCGCGGTCGAGATTTGTATGACGGCTCTCGGGGAAGCCGGCGGGACCGGCCGCCGGCTCAACGCCCTTATCACTGTCACCGAAGAAAAAGCGCGGCGGCAGGCCGAAGAAACAGATCGGCAGGTCGCCTCCGGAACCTGCGACGGGCGCCTGGCCGGAGTTCCCATCGTTTTGAAAGACAATATCTGCTATCGGGATTATCCCACCACCTGCGGCTCAAATATTCTGAAAAACTTTATTTCCCCCTATGATGCAACGTGTACAAAAAAATTGATCGAAGAGGGCGCCGTAATAATCGGCAAAAGCAATATGGATGAATTCGCCATGGGTTCCTCCAACGAAAATTCGTTTTACGGTCCGGTGCTGAATCCAGTCGAACCCAATCTGGTTCCGGGGGGATCCTCGGGCGGATCGGCCGCGGCGGTGGCGGCAGGAATAGTCCCGATCGCGTTTGGTTCCGAAACCGGGGGATCGGTGCGTCAGCCGGCGGCATTCTGCGGGGTCTATGGATTAAAGCCGACTTACGGAGGAATTTCTCGATACGGATTGGTGGCTTTTGCGTCATCGATGGATCAAATCGGCCCGATGGCCAGGGATGTCGAGGATCTGGCGCTCGCATACAGTGTCGTTTCGGGACGGGACGAAAACGACTCGACTTCGGTGGCTTTTGCTCATCCCGACTATCCTGAAATACTGAACACCGGCCTGAAATTCCGCTTCGGGGTCCCCAGAGAATTCTTCAAAGAGGGGATCGAAGAAGAAGTGAAGAAAGAGGTGGCCGGAGTCATTGAGAATCTCAAGAAAAATGGCCACCGTGTGGAGGAAGTCTCCTTGCCCCACAGCCCGCTGGCCATAGCGATTTATTATATTATCGCCGATGCCGAAGCGTCGTCGAACCTGGCCCGGTATGATGGCGTCAGGTACGGCTTGCGCGAAACTGATGAGGAACTGATAGGGATGTATCGGAAGACCCGATCGACAGGTTTCGGTGAGGAAGTAAAAAGGCGCATCATGCTGGGGACTTATGTTCTTTCGTCGGGCTATTACGATGCTTATTACCATAAGGCCCAGCAGGTGCGGGAATTGTTACGGCTCGATTTTGAGAAGGTATTCGAAAGGGTTGACTTATTGATTACCCCGACCTCCCCGACCGGAGCATTCAAGTTGGGTGAAAGGTTGCATGACCCGTTGGCGATGTATCTTTCGGACATCTTCACGGCGCCGGCCAATCTGGCCGGAATTCCCGCGATTTCGATTCCCTGCGGTGCAACCGCTGACAGCCGTCCGATCGGGCTGCAGTTAATGGCGCCGCCGTTTGGCGAAGCCACCCTGTTTCAGGCGGCGAAATTATTCGCTGCTTTAAGGAATTGA
- the glnA gene encoding putative glutamine synthetase 2 (Evidence 3 : Putative function from multiple computational evidences) — translation MTKSKEDILRLIDDADVHYIRLNFTDILGRLKGMSITRSEIETILERGQGFDGSSIEGFVRIEESDLMAIPDFRTFRIIPWDIGGERTAMMFCDIQNHDGTPYDGDPRWVLKRTLEKLAQKGWTAYLGPELEFFYFKDEMTPEAIDQSGYFDYESFDLGTQVVKKTVTALELMGIPVECSHHEVAPSQQEIDLKYQEALIMADFAQIYKFVVKEVAAENEIYATFMPKPIFGENGSGMHTHMSLFKGDTNLFYDKDNEYQLTELARHFMAGILTHVKEITMVLNQWVNSYKRLVVGYEAPVYVSWGRRNRSSLVRVPMFKAGHEKSTRIELRSPDPACNPYLAFALMLSAGLQGIEKKYPLPSPIEENIFEMSTEKRAKLKIDSLPDSLENAIRETEKSKLVRETLGNHIFDTLIANKKVEWDEYRVNVTNHEINKYLSFL, via the coding sequence GTGACCAAGTCTAAAGAAGACATTCTGCGGCTGATTGACGATGCCGACGTGCATTACATCCGATTGAATTTCACCGACATCCTGGGCCGCCTGAAAGGAATGTCGATTACTCGTTCCGAAATTGAGACGATTCTTGAACGCGGCCAGGGTTTCGACGGTTCATCGATTGAAGGGTTTGTCAGAATTGAAGAATCAGATTTGATGGCCATCCCGGATTTCCGGACGTTCCGCATAATCCCCTGGGATATCGGCGGAGAACGTACCGCCATGATGTTTTGCGATATTCAGAATCACGACGGGACCCCGTATGACGGCGATCCGCGCTGGGTTCTGAAAAGAACTTTGGAGAAACTGGCTCAGAAAGGCTGGACGGCGTACCTGGGACCGGAATTGGAGTTCTTCTATTTCAAAGATGAGATGACCCCGGAAGCGATCGATCAGAGCGGCTATTTCGATTATGAATCTTTTGACCTGGGAACGCAGGTGGTTAAGAAAACGGTCACCGCGCTCGAACTTATGGGTATTCCGGTGGAGTGTTCGCACCATGAAGTCGCTCCCAGCCAGCAGGAAATCGATCTGAAATATCAGGAAGCGCTGATAATGGCCGATTTCGCCCAGATTTATAAATTCGTCGTCAAGGAAGTGGCCGCCGAAAATGAAATTTATGCTACGTTCATGCCGAAGCCGATATTCGGTGAAAACGGCTCCGGAATGCATACTCATATGTCGCTTTTCAAAGGGGATACCAATCTGTTCTACGATAAGGATAATGAATATCAACTGACCGAACTGGCGCGTCATTTTATGGCCGGCATTTTGACTCATGTCAAAGAGATTACCATGGTGCTGAACCAGTGGGTCAATTCCTATAAGCGACTGGTGGTGGGTTACGAAGCGCCGGTGTATGTATCCTGGGGGCGGCGCAATCGCTCCAGTCTGGTGCGGGTGCCGATGTTCAAGGCCGGTCATGAAAAATCGACCCGCATTGAACTGCGCTCACCCGACCCGGCCTGCAATCCGTATCTGGCTTTCGCCCTGATGCTGTCGGCCGGCCTGCAGGGAATCGAGAAAAAATACCCGCTCCCCAGCCCGATCGAGGAAAATATTTTTGAAATGAGCACCGAGAAACGGGCCAAGTTGAAAATTGACTCTCTCCCGGATTCGCTCGAGAACGCCATCCGGGAAACGGAAAAATCGAAACTGGTACGGGAGACGCTGGGAAATCATATTTTCGATACTCTGATTGCCAATAAGAAGGTGGAGTGGGATGAATATCGAGTCAATGTCACCAACCACGAAATCAATAAATATCTGTCGTTCCTGTGA
- a CDS encoding conserved membrane hypothetical protein (Evidence 4 : Unknown function but conserved in other organisms) has product MILILYFVLILLIFSVGYIFSLHFLISYLAPEDLEPIAGRLSGLSRRYLLEVLASHRVAIQLSVVIKSLSIVTASFLATLIAQRVAPLYPISQSIAVIISLVVVWVLYLFFLEYLPRRRAAQPIDRSVLKFLPLFALAYLALRPLLLVYRRLFSFHQKGLTEERKEDLVERAIETLAERSGVSEPIVEEEEREMIGQIFQLNVTEVREIMVPRIDIKGLPKGCRLDDVRRLTDEVGYSRYPIYDQTIDNILGILYIKDLFTELPFPVDEAAFDVAKYMRKPHFIPETKKISVLLSEFKAERVHMAIVVDEYGGTSGLITMEDILEEIVGDIKDEHDYEPAEMTKLPDGSLLIDPGISVEELIEELNLEYETEDFETVGGLIYDLVGSVPTVGSTVGWKGLLLEVAGVEGQRITQVKVRLKRGAETQ; this is encoded by the coding sequence ATGATACTCATTCTTTATTTCGTGCTGATACTGCTTATCTTTTCCGTCGGTTATATATTTTCCCTGCACTTTCTTATTTCCTATCTGGCGCCGGAGGATCTGGAGCCGATTGCGGGGCGGTTGTCGGGTCTGAGCCGGCGCTATCTGCTCGAGGTACTTGCCAGCCATCGCGTGGCCATTCAATTGAGTGTCGTCATTAAATCCCTGTCGATTGTAACGGCATCCTTTCTTGCGACTCTGATCGCTCAGCGGGTGGCGCCGCTCTATCCAATCAGCCAGAGCATTGCCGTAATAATCAGTCTGGTAGTGGTCTGGGTGCTTTATCTCTTTTTCCTGGAATATCTGCCGCGCCGGCGGGCGGCCCAGCCGATCGACAGGAGCGTCCTGAAATTCCTGCCTCTGTTCGCGCTGGCCTATCTGGCCCTGAGGCCGTTGCTTTTGGTGTATCGTCGGTTGTTCAGTTTTCATCAGAAGGGTCTGACGGAAGAAAGAAAAGAGGATTTGGTGGAGCGGGCAATAGAGACACTGGCGGAGCGATCCGGTGTGAGTGAACCGATTGTCGAGGAAGAAGAAAGGGAAATGATCGGGCAAATCTTCCAACTGAACGTCACCGAGGTCCGCGAGATAATGGTTCCGCGAATTGATATTAAAGGATTACCCAAGGGGTGCCGTCTTGACGATGTCAGACGGCTGACCGATGAAGTCGGCTATTCCCGATACCCGATTTACGATCAGACCATCGATAATATTTTAGGCATATTATACATCAAAGATCTCTTCACGGAATTGCCTTTTCCGGTTGATGAAGCGGCATTCGATGTCGCCAAATATATGCGGAAACCGCATTTCATACCGGAAACGAAAAAAATAAGTGTTCTCCTGTCCGAGTTCAAGGCCGAGCGGGTCCATATGGCGATTGTGGTCGATGAATACGGCGGGACGTCCGGTTTGATTACGATGGAAGATATCCTGGAAGAGATTGTCGGCGATATTAAGGACGAACATGATTACGAGCCGGCGGAGATGACCAAATTGCCGGACGGCTCTCTTTTAATCGACCCGGGAATCTCGGTGGAAGAATTAATCGAAGAATTGAATCTGGAATATGAAACCGAAGATTTCGAAACGGTCGGAGGCCTGATTTACGATCTGGTGGGCTCGGTTCCGACTGTCGGATCCACGGTAGGTTGGAAGGGGCTTTTGCTGGAGGTCGCGGGCGTAGAAGGTCAAAGAATTACACAGGTAAAGGTGCGGCTCAAAAGAGGGGCGGAAACTCAATAA
- the ybeY gene encoding Endoribonuclease YbeY yields the protein MRVQIFKNAPGRVPRSKIIDLAARIGRGEKKQKTRANIVFIDDPTIRKLNTRFRHINKSTDVLSFNLGDGKDEDDLLGEVYISLETAFRDAADDGIGFDEAILKLCCHGLLHLHGYDHMKPAQAEKMRKREEQYLRRGER from the coding sequence ATGAGAGTCCAAATTTTCAAAAATGCCCCCGGCCGAGTTCCGCGGTCGAAGATAATCGATCTGGCGGCGAGAATCGGCAGGGGAGAAAAAAAGCAAAAGACTCGGGCCAATATCGTTTTTATCGACGACCCGACCATCAGAAAATTGAATACCCGCTTTCGGCACATAAATAAATCCACCGATGTTTTGTCATTCAATCTCGGCGACGGCAAGGATGAGGACGATTTGCTGGGAGAAGTTTATATTTCCCTGGAGACGGCGTTTCGCGACGCCGCCGATGACGGTATCGGCTTTGACGAAGCGATTCTCAAATTATGCTGTCACGGATTATTGCACCTTCACGGATATGATCATATGAAACCGGCCCAGGCCGAAAAGATGCGAAAAAGAGAAGAGCAGTATCTCCGCAGAGGCGAACGATGA